From Bacillales bacterium, one genomic window encodes:
- the efp gene encoding elongation factor P — protein sequence MISVNDFRTGLTIQYDQSIWQVIEFQHVKPGKGSAFVRSKLRNLRTGAIQEKTFRAGEKVEKAHIETRTMQYLYSSGDAHTFMDSNTFEQLELPASQIRRELNFLKENMEVKIVTYEGETLGIELPNTVELAVTETEPGIKGDTQSGGTKSATVETGYSLQVPLFINEGDVLVIDTRSGDYVSRA from the coding sequence ATGATTTCTGTAAACGATTTTCGAACCGGACTGACGATTCAATACGATCAGTCCATTTGGCAAGTGATTGAATTTCAGCATGTCAAACCAGGTAAGGGTTCTGCCTTTGTCCGTTCGAAATTAAGAAATTTGCGTACGGGAGCGATTCAGGAAAAGACGTTTCGTGCTGGCGAAAAAGTCGAAAAAGCACATATTGAAACGCGAACGATGCAATACTTATATTCGTCCGGTGACGCGCATACGTTCATGGATTCAAACACGTTCGAGCAGTTGGAACTGCCCGCGAGTCAAATTCGCCGGGAACTGAATTTCTTAAAAGAAAACATGGAAGTGAAAATCGTTACATACGAAGGCGAAACGTTGGGCATCGAACTCCCGAACACCGTTGAACTAGCTGTCACGGAAACGGAACCGGGCATCAAGGGCGACACACAATCGGGCGGGACGAAATCCGCGACGGTGGAAACAGGGTATTCACTGCAAGTTCCGTTGTTCATCAACGAAGGCGATGTTCTCGTCATCGATACGCGCTCGGGCGACTATGTGTCTCGCGCGTAA
- the aroQ gene encoding type II 3-dehydroquinate dehydratase, protein MNRFLIVNGPNLNRLGVREPDVYGASSLSDLERMLEAFANEQQCRIDCKQSNHEGELVDWIHEADERADGIVLNAGAFTHYSYAIRDAIASISIPVIEVHISNIHAREPFRKQSVIAPVVDGQIAGFGFTGYKLAILALAALVDKN, encoded by the coding sequence ATGAATCGCTTTCTCATTGTCAACGGACCAAACTTGAATCGGCTCGGCGTTCGCGAGCCGGACGTTTACGGCGCTTCCTCGCTTTCAGATTTGGAACGAATGCTGGAAGCGTTTGCGAACGAACAACAGTGCCGAATCGATTGCAAACAGTCGAACCATGAAGGTGAACTTGTCGATTGGATTCACGAAGCAGATGAGAGAGCCGACGGCATCGTCTTGAACGCGGGAGCCTTTACTCATTATAGTTATGCGATCAGGGATGCGATCGCCAGCATTTCCATCCCTGTCATTGAGGTTCACATTTCCAACATTCACGCCAGGGAACCGTTCCGAAAGCAGTCGGTGATTGCTCCCGTTGTTGACGGCCAAATCGCTGGATTCGGATTTACCGGCTACAAACTTGCGATCCTCGCATTGGCGGCATTGGTTGACAAAAACTGA
- a CDS encoding DUF1385 domain-containing protein — MSNDQKPAYGGQAVVEGVMFGGKHTTVTAIRRKDDSIEYFEVPKPAGNRLAKWKKIPFVRGIAAIIEASAVGTKHLNFSSERYDVDPEDDDAIDASPSKLTLILGVAVVGVLSFLFAKFVFVIVPALLAEAFRPIFPGHIMQNIIEGVFKFALLLGYIYFISLTPLMKRVFQYHGAEHKVINTYENGQALTVDNVKKHSRLHYRCGSSFILFTAIISIMLYFFVPTEPLWQRLLSRVVLIPVVLGIAFEVLQWTNKFRDHPLLKYLGYPGLWLQLLTTKEPDPHQVEVAIASFEEMRRREQALDSDPASSKIG; from the coding sequence TTGTCAAACGATCAAAAACCCGCTTACGGCGGTCAAGCGGTTGTCGAAGGTGTCATGTTCGGCGGCAAGCATACGACCGTTACCGCGATTAGACGCAAAGACGATTCAATCGAATATTTCGAAGTTCCGAAACCGGCGGGAAACCGGTTGGCAAAATGGAAGAAGATTCCCTTCGTACGCGGCATCGCCGCCATCATTGAAGCAAGCGCCGTCGGAACAAAGCATTTGAATTTTTCAAGCGAGCGGTACGACGTCGATCCCGAAGATGACGACGCCATCGATGCCTCACCTTCGAAGTTAACGTTAATTCTCGGTGTAGCCGTCGTCGGCGTATTGTCGTTCTTATTCGCCAAGTTCGTTTTCGTCATCGTGCCGGCCTTGCTGGCCGAAGCCTTTCGTCCCATCTTCCCGGGGCACATTATGCAGAACATTATTGAAGGTGTTTTTAAATTCGCGCTGCTCCTCGGATACATTTATTTTATATCGCTCACGCCGCTCATGAAAAGAGTATTCCAATATCACGGCGCGGAGCATAAAGTAATCAATACGTATGAAAACGGTCAGGCTTTAACCGTCGACAACGTAAAAAAACACTCACGCCTGCATTATCGGTGCGGCAGCAGTTTCATTTTGTTTACGGCGATCATCAGTATCATGCTTTACTTTTTTGTGCCGACCGAACCGCTCTGGCAACGTCTGCTGTCGCGTGTCGTCTTGATTCCGGTCGTGCTCGGCATCGCTTTTGAAGTTTTGCAATGGACAAACAAATTCCGCGATCATCCGCTGTTGAAATATCTCGGTTATCCGGGACTTTGGCTGCAATTGTTGACGACGAAGGAACCTGATCCTCATCAAGTGGAAGTCGCCATCGCTTCGTTTGAGGAAATGAGACGCCGGGAACAAGCTCTTGATTCCGACCCGGCCTCCAGCAAAATCGGTTAA
- a CDS encoding SA1362 family protein, whose protein sequence is MFGRMYHPIALILIGLGALGFLVKLFTNPVGLLVTLAAAAAVITIFALLYRRFVLKSDGRGISKYRRAAKQSAKLQKKRGHKSRRPAYLKLVNSKGGLAKKKDRDTLLKRKKDHHLTVIDGKKRKKRNRALF, encoded by the coding sequence TTGTTTGGCCGCATGTACCACCCTATCGCCTTAATTTTGATCGGACTCGGTGCTCTTGGCTTTCTCGTGAAACTGTTTACAAATCCAGTCGGCCTGCTCGTAACGCTCGCCGCCGCCGCAGCTGTCATCACGATTTTCGCACTTTTGTACAGACGGTTCGTTCTCAAGTCGGACGGCCGCGGCATCTCGAAATACCGGCGCGCCGCAAAACAGTCGGCCAAGCTTCAAAAAAAGCGCGGACATAAATCGCGTCGTCCCGCCTATTTGAAATTGGTCAACTCGAAAGGCGGATTGGCGAAGAAAAAGGATCGGGACACCCTTTTAAAACGGAAAAAAGACCACCATTTAACCGTCATCGACGGAAAGAAGAGGAAGAAAAGAAACCGCGCGCTTTTTTAA
- a CDS encoding patatin-like phospholipase family protein has product MLIDGVFSGGGMKAVALVGALQVLEEEGYRFHRTAGTSAGALVAALLASGYDSRGITEILNETEFQQLLDARKSVIPFPFMKWIRVYKKLGMHRGEALEKWVRRWLRKKGVDTFADLPRGALKIVASDLSRGRILVLPDDLPQYGVLPEKFSVARAVRMSSSLPFIYEPVLLYDRNGDKNVIVDGGVLSNFPLWLFDNAACMLQRPVLGLQLSHSLENQKNRNIRNAVELYHSLFSTMKQAHDARYISKHEANNIVFIPVSHVSTTQFHVSDEEREQLIALGRERAEKFLKKWRY; this is encoded by the coding sequence GTGCTTATCGACGGCGTGTTTTCCGGGGGAGGCATGAAAGCGGTCGCTCTGGTCGGGGCCTTGCAAGTGCTCGAAGAAGAAGGCTATCGGTTTCATCGTACGGCCGGAACAAGCGCAGGCGCGCTCGTTGCCGCACTTCTTGCGTCGGGGTACGACAGCCGCGGGATTACGGAAATTTTAAACGAAACGGAATTCCAACAATTGCTTGACGCCAGAAAAAGCGTGATCCCGTTTCCGTTCATGAAGTGGATTCGCGTTTACAAAAAGCTTGGCATGCACCGAGGTGAGGCGCTTGAAAAATGGGTTCGCCGATGGTTACGGAAAAAAGGGGTGGATACGTTCGCGGATTTGCCGCGAGGCGCTTTGAAAATCGTCGCTTCTGATTTGTCGAGGGGGAGAATTCTCGTTTTGCCGGACGATTTGCCTCAATACGGGGTGTTGCCGGAAAAATTTTCTGTGGCTCGCGCGGTGCGAATGAGCAGCAGTTTGCCTTTTATTTACGAACCGGTCTTGTTGTATGATCGCAATGGCGACAAAAATGTCATCGTCGACGGCGGCGTATTGAGCAATTTTCCATTATGGTTGTTCGACAATGCCGCATGCATGTTGCAGCGGCCCGTGCTCGGTCTTCAGCTGAGCCACAGTCTCGAAAACCAAAAAAATCGCAACATCCGCAACGCCGTCGAATTGTATCATTCATTGTTCAGTACTATGAAACAAGCCCACGACGCGCGATATATCTCCAAACATGAAGCCAACAACATCGTTTTCATCCCTGTTTCCCACGTATCGACAACACAATTTCACGTTTCCGACGAAGAGCGCGAGCAGTTGATCGCGCTCGGAAGGGAAAGGGCGGAAAAGTTTTTGAAGAAATGGCGCTATTGA
- the mntR gene encoding transcriptional regulator MntR → MEDYIERIYLLMEAKGYARVSDIAEALDVHPSSVTKMIQKLDHDNYLIYEKYRGFMLTPKGKKLGKRLVYRHELLESFLKVIGVSHENIYKDVEGIEHHLSWDSIDRIGDLVQYFEENETHVKALEEIRAKNEQPEEQP, encoded by the coding sequence ATGGAAGACTACATTGAGCGCATTTATTTGTTAATGGAAGCCAAGGGTTATGCAAGAGTATCGGATATAGCGGAAGCTCTTGACGTTCATCCCTCCTCCGTGACGAAAATGATTCAGAAACTCGATCACGACAACTACTTGATCTATGAAAAATATCGCGGGTTCATGTTGACCCCGAAAGGGAAAAAACTCGGAAAGCGGCTCGTTTATCGGCATGAGTTGCTGGAAAGTTTCTTGAAAGTGATCGGCGTCAGCCACGAAAATATCTATAAAGATGTTGAAGGCATTGAGCATCACTTAAGTTGGGATTCGATCGACAGAATCGGCGATCTCGTTCAATATTTCGAGGAAAACGAAACCCATGTCAAGGCGTTGGAAGAGATCCGTGCGAAAAACGAACAACCGGAAGAACAACCATAA
- a CDS encoding vitamin B12-dependent ribonucleotide reductase, whose translation LARGVNGKSSGSVSWLDDIAKLTHLVEQGGSRRGAQMIMLADWHPDIIDFIISKMQNPRILRFLLETSHDEQIKKIANEKLKFTPLTKTEEVMYQGIVNYKHIPGQGGFSDEVIQDAEAALKRGGNYTVHNPEFLTGANISVCITKEFMEAVENDEAYALRFPDVEHYSKTEMDVFNEEWHKCGDVREWERRGYAVRTYRKIKARELWNLINICATYSAEPGIFFIDNANDMTNAKAYGQKVVATNPCGEQPLAPYSVCNLAAVNLANMADKKTKHVNLEKLKQTVRTGVRMQDNVIDATPYFLEENRVQALGERRVGLGVMGLHDLLIYCETKYGSAKGNEVVDEVFETIATTAYRESIELAKEKGSFPFLVGKTEEETQQLRQRFVDSGYMKKMPEDIRQGVLKYGIRNSHLLTVAPTGSTGTMVGVSTGLEPYFSFSYYRSGRLGKFIEVKADIVKEYLDAHPEASEKELPEWFVSAMDLTPEEHADTQCVIQNWVDSSISKTVNAPKGYSVEQVQAVYERLYRGGAKGGTVYVDGSRDAQVLTLKAEDNRFEEAHQESLFEEENKEKEKHVVLVDTIADLRSTDVTIGSEVGNTCPVCRKGTVEEIGGCNTCTNCNAQLKCGL comes from the coding sequence GGACATCATCGATTTCATCATTTCGAAAATGCAAAACCCGCGAATCTTGCGGTTCTTGCTTGAGACGAGCCATGACGAGCAAATCAAGAAAATCGCGAACGAGAAATTGAAATTTACTCCGCTGACGAAGACGGAAGAAGTCATGTACCAAGGCATTGTCAATTACAAGCACATTCCGGGGCAAGGCGGTTTCAGCGATGAAGTCATCCAAGACGCGGAAGCAGCTTTAAAGCGCGGCGGCAACTATACCGTTCACAATCCCGAATTTTTGACGGGCGCGAACATTTCCGTCTGCATCACAAAAGAATTTATGGAAGCAGTTGAGAACGACGAAGCGTACGCCTTGCGTTTTCCTGACGTCGAACATTATTCGAAGACGGAAATGGACGTTTTCAACGAAGAATGGCACAAATGCGGCGACGTTCGCGAATGGGAAAGACGCGGATATGCGGTGCGCACGTATCGGAAAATCAAAGCTCGCGAATTGTGGAATTTGATAAATATTTGCGCCACTTATTCCGCAGAACCGGGGATATTCTTTATCGACAACGCCAATGACATGACGAATGCGAAAGCCTATGGACAAAAAGTCGTTGCGACAAACCCGTGCGGGGAGCAACCGCTTGCGCCATACAGCGTATGCAACCTAGCGGCCGTCAATTTGGCGAACATGGCCGACAAGAAAACAAAACACGTCAATTTGGAAAAATTGAAACAAACGGTGCGTACCGGTGTACGCATGCAAGACAACGTCATAGACGCGACCCCTTACTTTCTCGAAGAAAACCGTGTGCAGGCGCTCGGCGAACGCCGAGTGGGGCTCGGAGTCATGGGATTGCATGACTTGCTTATTTATTGTGAAACGAAATACGGCTCGGCCAAGGGGAACGAAGTCGTCGACGAAGTGTTTGAAACGATTGCGACGACCGCTTATCGGGAATCGATCGAACTTGCCAAGGAAAAAGGCAGTTTTCCATTCCTCGTCGGAAAAACCGAGGAAGAAACACAACAGCTGCGGCAACGGTTTGTCGACTCCGGTTACATGAAGAAAATGCCGGAAGACATTCGCCAAGGCGTCTTGAAATACGGGATTCGCAATTCCCATTTGTTGACGGTGGCGCCGACGGGATCCACCGGTACGATGGTCGGCGTATCCACTGGACTCGAACCGTATTTTTCGTTTTCTTATTACCGGAGCGGCCGCCTTGGGAAATTCATCGAAGTAAAGGCGGACATTGTCAAGGAATATTTGGACGCGCATCCGGAAGCGAGCGAAAAGGAATTGCCGGAATGGTTCGTTTCGGCGATGGATTTAACGCCGGAAGAACATGCCGACACGCAATGCGTCATTCAAAATTGGGTAGACAGCTCAATCAGCAAGACCGTAAACGCCCCGAAAGGGTACAGTGTCGAGCAAGTGCAAGCGGTTTATGAGCGGTTGTACCGCGGCGGAGCAAAAGGCGGGACCGTTTACGTAGACGGCAGCCGCGACGCGCAAGTGTTGACGCTGAAGGCGGAAGATAATCGGTTTGAAGAAGCGCATCAAGAAAGCTTATTTGAAGAGGAAAACAAAGAGAAGGAAAAGCACGTCGTTCTCGTCGATACGATTGCCGATCTGCGTTCAACGGACGTGACCATCGGTTCCGAAGTCGGCAATACATGCCCGGTATGCCGAAAAGGGACCGTTGAGGAAATCGGCGGTTGCAACACATGTACGAACTGCAATGCACAGTTGAAGTGTGGACTATAA